A single Capricornis sumatraensis isolate serow.1 chromosome 20, serow.2, whole genome shotgun sequence DNA region contains:
- the RIPOR1 gene encoding rho family-interacting cell polarization regulator 1 isoform X5, whose amino-acid sequence MMSLSVRPQRRLLSARVSRSQSFAGVLGSQERGPRSFPAFSPPGPPRKPPALSRVSKMFSVAHPAPKVPQPERLDLVYTALKRGLTAYLEVHQQEQEKLQGQIRESKRNSRLGFLYDLDKQVKSIERFLRRLEFHASKIDELYESYCVQRRLRDGAYNMVRAYSTGSPGSREARDSLAEATRGHREYTESMCLLESELEAQLGEFHLRMKGLAGFARLCVGDQYEIYMKYGRQRWKLRGRIESSGKQVWDSEETVFLPLLTEFLSIKVTELKGLANHVVVGSVSCETKDLFAALPQVVAVDINDLGTIKLSLEVTWSPFDKDDQPSAASTVNKSSTVTKRFSTYSQSPPDTPSLREQAFYNMLRRQEELENGTAWSLSSESSDDSSSPQLSGTARHSSAPRPLVQQPEPLPIQVAFRRAETSTSGPMDEEGAVAPALANGHAPYSRTLSHISEASVDAALAEASVEAADLESLVRGPSPPACPDPTHGEHPAPVPPALDAGCSATSPTLSTTGPAPSAHLGSANKTINSSSPELPTQTTTGSTSSAISPTHSAPSLTHSTTASTHKTVVSVLAATGPTPSTTGPVQTTTSPTHKPVLSPLTPAAPTPNTTDPVQTTASLSHTVTNLTHTVTSATNKPMVSTLITAVPTASATGPVQTTTSPTHTTTSPTHTTTSPTHTTTSPTHTTTSPTHTTTSPAHTTASPTHTTTSPTRTTASPTYTTTGPTHTTASPTYTTTGPTHTTASPTYTTTGPTHTTATATPKAKMSTNTTTANAKDPVQTTSSPTHSVTSPTLITVSPSTFLDFAKLSSPSANTDPSHLGTDLLSGSYLASTPCTQADPISPSTSHPSPACSSWEHLTSPSPDPPEAICQSPSLLPSPLAPVPQHPDPKVASAAPAPVTGAAGGAGDRRLEEALGALMAALDDYRGQFPELQGLEQEVTRLESLLMQRQGLTRSRASSLSITVEHALESFSFLNEDEDEDNDSPGDRPPNSLAPGAEDSLDSPSARPLSTECPALDAALVQHLYHCSRLLLKLGTFGPLRCQEAWALERLLREARVLEAVCELSRRWEMPATSAQEVVQFSASRPGFLTFWDQCTEGLSPFICPVERVLLTFCNQYSARLSLRQTGLAEAVCVKFLEDALGQKLPQSQAGPGEQLTVFQFWSYVEALDCSSMEAYVTETAEEVLLVRNLNSDDQAIVLKALRLAPEGRLQRDGLRALSSLLVHGNNKVMAAVSTQLRSLSLGPAFRERALLCFLDQLEDEDVQTRVAGCLALGCIKAPEGIEPLVYLCQTDTEAVREAARQSLQQCGEEGQSAHRRLEESLDALPRIFGPGSMASTAF is encoded by the exons ATGATGTCCCTGTCGGTGCGGCCGCAGCGCCGCCTGCTCAGCGCCCGGGTCAGTAGGAGCCAGTCCTTCGCAGGCGTCCTCGGAAGCCAGGAGCGGGGGCCCAG GAGCTTCCCAGCCTTCAGTCCCCCGGGGCCCCCTCGGAAGCCCCCGGCGCTCTCCCGAGTGTCCAAGATGTTTTCAGTGGCGCACCCTGCCCCCAAGGTCCCGCAGCCTGAGCGCCTTGACCTGGTGTACACTGCGCTCAAGCGAGGCCTGAC GGCCTATTTGGAAGTGCACCAGCAGGAGCAGGAGAAACTCCAAGGACAGATAAGGGAGTCCAAGAGGAATTCCCGCCTG GGCTTCCTGTATGACCTGGACAAG CAAGTCAAGTCCATTGAACGCTTCCTGCGGCGGCTGGAGTTCCATGCCAGCAAG ATTGATGAACTGTATGAGTCATACTGCGTGCAGCGGCGTCTCCGGGATGGCGCCTACAACATGGTCCGTGCCTACAGCACTGGCTCCCCGGGGAGCCGCGAAGCCCGGGACAGCCTGGCTGAGGCTACTCGAGGGCATCGCGAGTACACAGAG AGCATGTGTCTGCTGGAGAGTGAGCTGGAAGCACAGCTGGGCGAGTTCCACCTCCGGATGAAAG GGCTGGCCGGCTTCGCCAGGCTGTGTGTTGGTGACCAGTATGAG ATCTATATGAAATATGGGCGTCAGCGCTGGAAACTACGGGGCCGCATAGAGAGTAGTGGAAAGCAAGTGTGGGACAGCGAGGAAACCGTCTTTCTGCCTCTGCTCACGGAATTCCTGTCCatcaag GTGACAGAACTGAAGGGCCTGGCCAACCATGTGGTTGTAGGAAGCGTTTCCTGTGAGACCAAGGACCTGTTCGCTGCCTTGCCCCAGGTTGTAGCAGTGGACATTAATGACCTCGGCACCATCAAGCTCAGCTTGGAAGTGACATGGAG TCCCTTTGACAAGGACGACCAGCCCTCAGCTGCTTCTACTGTCAACAAGTCCTCTACAGTCACCAAGCGCTTCTCCACCTATAGCCAGAGCCCACCAGACACACCCTCGCTTCGGGAACAGGCCTTTTAT AATATGCTGAGGCGGCAAGAGGAGCTGGAGAATGGGACAGCATGGTCCCTGTCATCTGAATCTTCTGATGACTCATCCAGCCCACAGCTCTCAGGCACTGCCCGCCACTCCTCAGCCCCCAGGCCCCTGGTACAGCAGCCTGAGCCTCTGCCCATCCAAGTTGCCTTCCGTAGGGCTGAGACCTCCACTTCTGGGCCCATGGATGAGGAGGGGGCTGTAGCCCCAGCCCTGGCCAATGGGCATGCCCCCTACAGCCGGACTCTGAGCCATATCAGTGAGGCCAGTGTGGACGCTGCCCTGGCTGAGGCTTCAGTGGAGGCTGCAGACCTAGAAAGTCTAGTCCGGGGACCTAGCCCACCTGCGTGCCCAGATCCCACCCATGGGGAGCACCCTGCTCCTGTCCCTCCTGCCCTGGATGCTGGCTGTTCTGCCACAAGCCCCACTCTCAGTACAACAGGCCCTGCCCCATCTGCTCACCTAGGCTCGGCTAACAAGACCATAAATTCTAGCTCTCCTGAATTGCCCACCCAGACCACTACAGGCTCCACCTCTAGTGCCATAAGCCCTACCCATAGTGCTCCAAGCCTCACTCACTCTACCACAGCTTCTACCCACAAGACCGTGGTCTCTGTCCTCGCTGCCACAGGTCCTACCCCCAGTACCACAGGGCCAGTCCAGACCACCACAAGTCCCACCCACAAACCAGTGCTTTCTCCCCTGACTCCTGCAGCTCCTACCCCCAATACTACAGACCCAGTCCAGACCACCGCAAGCCTCAGCCACACTGTCACAAACTTGACACACACTGTCACAAGCGCTACCAACAAGCCCATGGTCTCTACTCTCATTACCGCAGTCCCTACAGCCAGTGCCACAGGTCCAGTGCAGACTACCACTAGCCCCACCCACACCACCACTAGCCCCACCCACACCACCACAAGCCCCACCCACACCACCACAAGCCCCACCCACACCACCACAAGCCCCACCCATACCACCACAAGCCCAGCCCACACTACTGCAAGCCCCACCCACACCACCACAAGCCCCACCCGTACTACTGCAAGCCCCACCTATACCACCACAGGCCCTACCCACACTACTGCCAGCCCCACCTACACCACCACAGGGCCTACCCACACTACTGCAAGCCCCACCTACACCACCACAGGCCCCACCCACACTACTGCAACCGCTACTCCCAAAGCCAAGATGTCAACTAACACCACTACAGCCAATGCTAAGGACCCAGTCCAGACCACCAGTAGTCCCACTCATTCTGTCACAAGCCCCACTCTTATAACTGTAAGCCCCTCCACTTTTCTAGACTTTGCCAAGCTCTCCAGCCCCTCTGCAAATACAGACCCTTCCCACCTAGGCACTGACCTCCTGTCTGGTAGTTACCTAGCCTCCACTCCTTGCACTCAGGCAGACCCCATATCCCCCAGCACCTCCCATCCAAGTCCTGCTTGTTCCAGTTGGGAGCACCTCACAAGCCCTTCCCCAGACCCCCCAGAAGCCATCTGTCAGAGCCCAAGTCTCCTTCCCTCACCCCTAGCCCCTGTGCCCCAGCATCCAGACCCTAAAGTGGCCAGTGCTGCTCCTGCCCCAGTTACAGGGGCAGCTGGAGGGGCTGGGGACAGGAGGCTGGAAGAGGCTCTGGGGGCCCTGATGGCTGCCCTGGATGACTATCGTGGCCAGTTTCCCGAGCTGCAGGGTCTGGAGCAGGAGGTGACCCGGCTGGAGAGTCTGCTTATG cagagacaaggcctgactcggAGCCGGGCCTCCAGTCTCAGCATCACTGTGGAGCATGCCCTAgagagcttcagcttcctcaatGAGGATGAAGATGAAGACAATGACAGTCCTGGGGACAG GCCCCCAAACAGCCTAGCACCTGGGGCTGAGGACAGCCTCGACTCGCCCAGTGCCCGACCCCTCAGCACAGAGTGTCCAGCTCTGGATGCTGCCTTGGTTCAGCACCTGTATCACTGCAGCCGCCTCCTGCTG AAACTGGGCACATTTGGGCCCCTGCGCTGCCAGGAGGCATGGGCCCTGGAGCGGCTACTGCGGGAGGCCCGAGTGCTCGAAGCAGTATGTGAGCTCAGCAGGCGATGGGAAATGCCTGCCACCTCTGCCCAGGAAG TGGTGCAGTTCTCGGCCTCTCGGCCCGGCTTCCTGACCTTCTGGGACCAATGCACAGAGGGACTCAGCCCTTTCATCTGCCCTGTGGAGCGGGTGCTCCTCACCTTCTGCAATCAGTACAGCGCCCGTCTCTCCCTGCGCCAGACAGGCTTAGCCGAGGCCG TGTGCGTCAAGTTCCTGGAGGATGCCCTGGGCCAGAAGCTGCCCCAGAGCCAGGCAGGCCCTGGAGAGCAGCTCACCGTCTTCCAGTTCTGGAGTTACGTCGAAGCCTTGGACTGCTCCTCCATGGAGGCCTATGTAACTGAGACAGCTGAGGAGG TGTTACTGGTGCGGAATCTGAACTCGGATGACCAGGCTATTGTGCTGAAGGCCCTGAGGTTGGCACCTGAGGGGCGGCTCCAAAGGGATGGGCTCCGGGCCCTCAGCTCTCTGCTTGTCCATGGGAACAACAAGGTCATGGCTGCTGTCAGCACTCAGCTCCGGAGCCTTTCACTGGGCCCTGCCTTCAGGGAAAGG GCCCTGCTGTGCTTCCTGGACCAGCTGGAGGATGAGGATGTGCAGACCAGAGTGGCCGGCTGCCTGGCTCTGGGCTGCATCAAG GCTCCAGAAGGCATTGAGCCCTTGGTGTACCTCTGCCAGACGGACACAGAAGCCGTTAGGGAAGCAGCTCGGCAGAGCCTGCAGCAGTGTG GAGAAGAGGGACAGTCTGCCCACCGAAGGCTGGAGGAGTCACTGGATGCCCTGCCCCGCATCTTTGGGCCCGGCAGCATGGCCAGCACAGCATTCTAA
- the RIPOR1 gene encoding rho family-interacting cell polarization regulator 1 isoform X2, protein MMSLSVRPQRRLLSARVSRSQSFAGVLGSQERGPRSFPAFSPPGPPRKPPALSRVSKMFSVAHPAPKVPQPERLDLVYTALKRGLTAYLEVHQQEQEKLQGQIRESKRNSRLGFLYDLDKQVKSIERFLRRLEFHASKIDELYESYCVQRRLRDGAYNMVRAYSTGSPGSREARDSLAEATRGHREYTESMCLLESELEAQLGEFHLRMKGLAGFARLCVGDQYEIYMKYGRQRWKLRGRIESSGKQVWDSEETVFLPLLTEFLSIKVTELKGLANHVVVGSVSCETKDLFAALPQVVAVDINDLGTIKLSLEVTWSPFDKDDQPSAASTVNKSSTVTKRFSTYSQSPPDTPSLREQAFYNMLRRQEELENGTAWSLSSESSDDSSSPQLSGTARHSSAPRPLVQQPEPLPIQVAFRRAETSTSGPMDEEGAVAPALANGHAPYSRTLSHISEASVDAALAEASVEAADLESLVRGPSPPACPDPTHGEHPAPVPPALDAGCSATSPTLSTTGPAPSAHLGSANKTINSSSPELPTQTTTGSTSSAISPTHSAPSLTHSTTASTHKTVVSVLAATGPTPSTTGPVQTTTSPTHKPTTTSPTHTTTSPTHTTTSPTHTTTSPTHTTTSPTHTTTSPAHTTASPTHTTTSPTHTTSSPTHSVTSPTLITVSPSTFLDFAKLSSPSANTDPSHLGTDLLSGSYLASTPCTQADPISPSTSHPSPACSSWEHLTSPSPDPPEAICQSPSLLPSPLAPVPQHPDPKVASAAPAPVTGAAGGAGDRRLEEALGALMAALDDYRGQFPELQGLEQEVTRLESLLMRQGLTRSRASSLSITVEHALESFSFLNEDEDEDNDSPGDRPPNSLAPGAEDSLDSPSARPLSTECPALDAALVQHLYHCSRLLLKLGTFGPLRCQEAWALERLLREARVLEAVCELSRRWEMPATSAQEVVQFSASRPGFLTFWDQCTEGLSPFICPVERVLLTFCNQYSARLSLRQTGLAEAVCVKFLEDALGQKLPQSQAGPGEQLTVFQFWSYVEALDCSSMEAYVTETAEEVLLVRNLNSDDQAIVLKALRLAPEGRLQRDGLRALSSLLVHGNNKVMAAVSTQLRSLSLGPAFRERALLCFLDQLEDEDVQTRVAGCLALGCIKAPEGIEPLVYLCQTDTEAVREAARQSLQQCGEEGQSAHRRLEESLDALPRIFGPGSMASTAF, encoded by the exons ATGATGTCCCTGTCGGTGCGGCCGCAGCGCCGCCTGCTCAGCGCCCGGGTCAGTAGGAGCCAGTCCTTCGCAGGCGTCCTCGGAAGCCAGGAGCGGGGGCCCAG GAGCTTCCCAGCCTTCAGTCCCCCGGGGCCCCCTCGGAAGCCCCCGGCGCTCTCCCGAGTGTCCAAGATGTTTTCAGTGGCGCACCCTGCCCCCAAGGTCCCGCAGCCTGAGCGCCTTGACCTGGTGTACACTGCGCTCAAGCGAGGCCTGAC GGCCTATTTGGAAGTGCACCAGCAGGAGCAGGAGAAACTCCAAGGACAGATAAGGGAGTCCAAGAGGAATTCCCGCCTG GGCTTCCTGTATGACCTGGACAAG CAAGTCAAGTCCATTGAACGCTTCCTGCGGCGGCTGGAGTTCCATGCCAGCAAG ATTGATGAACTGTATGAGTCATACTGCGTGCAGCGGCGTCTCCGGGATGGCGCCTACAACATGGTCCGTGCCTACAGCACTGGCTCCCCGGGGAGCCGCGAAGCCCGGGACAGCCTGGCTGAGGCTACTCGAGGGCATCGCGAGTACACAGAG AGCATGTGTCTGCTGGAGAGTGAGCTGGAAGCACAGCTGGGCGAGTTCCACCTCCGGATGAAAG GGCTGGCCGGCTTCGCCAGGCTGTGTGTTGGTGACCAGTATGAG ATCTATATGAAATATGGGCGTCAGCGCTGGAAACTACGGGGCCGCATAGAGAGTAGTGGAAAGCAAGTGTGGGACAGCGAGGAAACCGTCTTTCTGCCTCTGCTCACGGAATTCCTGTCCatcaag GTGACAGAACTGAAGGGCCTGGCCAACCATGTGGTTGTAGGAAGCGTTTCCTGTGAGACCAAGGACCTGTTCGCTGCCTTGCCCCAGGTTGTAGCAGTGGACATTAATGACCTCGGCACCATCAAGCTCAGCTTGGAAGTGACATGGAG TCCCTTTGACAAGGACGACCAGCCCTCAGCTGCTTCTACTGTCAACAAGTCCTCTACAGTCACCAAGCGCTTCTCCACCTATAGCCAGAGCCCACCAGACACACCCTCGCTTCGGGAACAGGCCTTTTAT AATATGCTGAGGCGGCAAGAGGAGCTGGAGAATGGGACAGCATGGTCCCTGTCATCTGAATCTTCTGATGACTCATCCAGCCCACAGCTCTCAGGCACTGCCCGCCACTCCTCAGCCCCCAGGCCCCTGGTACAGCAGCCTGAGCCTCTGCCCATCCAAGTTGCCTTCCGTAGGGCTGAGACCTCCACTTCTGGGCCCATGGATGAGGAGGGGGCTGTAGCCCCAGCCCTGGCCAATGGGCATGCCCCCTACAGCCGGACTCTGAGCCATATCAGTGAGGCCAGTGTGGACGCTGCCCTGGCTGAGGCTTCAGTGGAGGCTGCAGACCTAGAAAGTCTAGTCCGGGGACCTAGCCCACCTGCGTGCCCAGATCCCACCCATGGGGAGCACCCTGCTCCTGTCCCTCCTGCCCTGGATGCTGGCTGTTCTGCCACAAGCCCCACTCTCAGTACAACAGGCCCTGCCCCATCTGCTCACCTAGGCTCGGCTAACAAGACCATAAATTCTAGCTCTCCTGAATTGCCCACCCAGACCACTACAGGCTCCACCTCTAGTGCCATAAGCCCTACCCATAGTGCTCCAAGCCTCACTCACTCTACCACAGCTTCTACCCACAAGACCGTGGTCTCTGTCCTCGCTGCCACAGGTCCTACCCCCAGTACCACAGGGCCAGTCCAGACCACCACAAGTCCCACCCACAAACCA ACTACCACTAGCCCCACCCACACCACCACTAGCCCCACCCACACCACCACAAGCCCCACCCACACCACCACAAGCCCCACCCACACCACCACAAGCCCCACCCATACCACCACAAGCCCAGCCCACACTACTGCAAGCCCCACCCACACCACCACAAGCCCCACCC AT ACCACCAGTAGTCCCACTCATTCTGTCACAAGCCCCACTCTTATAACTGTAAGCCCCTCCACTTTTCTAGACTTTGCCAAGCTCTCCAGCCCCTCTGCAAATACAGACCCTTCCCACCTAGGCACTGACCTCCTGTCTGGTAGTTACCTAGCCTCCACTCCTTGCACTCAGGCAGACCCCATATCCCCCAGCACCTCCCATCCAAGTCCTGCTTGTTCCAGTTGGGAGCACCTCACAAGCCCTTCCCCAGACCCCCCAGAAGCCATCTGTCAGAGCCCAAGTCTCCTTCCCTCACCCCTAGCCCCTGTGCCCCAGCATCCAGACCCTAAAGTGGCCAGTGCTGCTCCTGCCCCAGTTACAGGGGCAGCTGGAGGGGCTGGGGACAGGAGGCTGGAAGAGGCTCTGGGGGCCCTGATGGCTGCCCTGGATGACTATCGTGGCCAGTTTCCCGAGCTGCAGGGTCTGGAGCAGGAGGTGACCCGGCTGGAGAGTCTGCTTATG agacaaggcctgactcggAGCCGGGCCTCCAGTCTCAGCATCACTGTGGAGCATGCCCTAgagagcttcagcttcctcaatGAGGATGAAGATGAAGACAATGACAGTCCTGGGGACAG GCCCCCAAACAGCCTAGCACCTGGGGCTGAGGACAGCCTCGACTCGCCCAGTGCCCGACCCCTCAGCACAGAGTGTCCAGCTCTGGATGCTGCCTTGGTTCAGCACCTGTATCACTGCAGCCGCCTCCTGCTG AAACTGGGCACATTTGGGCCCCTGCGCTGCCAGGAGGCATGGGCCCTGGAGCGGCTACTGCGGGAGGCCCGAGTGCTCGAAGCAGTATGTGAGCTCAGCAGGCGATGGGAAATGCCTGCCACCTCTGCCCAGGAAG TGGTGCAGTTCTCGGCCTCTCGGCCCGGCTTCCTGACCTTCTGGGACCAATGCACAGAGGGACTCAGCCCTTTCATCTGCCCTGTGGAGCGGGTGCTCCTCACCTTCTGCAATCAGTACAGCGCCCGTCTCTCCCTGCGCCAGACAGGCTTAGCCGAGGCCG TGTGCGTCAAGTTCCTGGAGGATGCCCTGGGCCAGAAGCTGCCCCAGAGCCAGGCAGGCCCTGGAGAGCAGCTCACCGTCTTCCAGTTCTGGAGTTACGTCGAAGCCTTGGACTGCTCCTCCATGGAGGCCTATGTAACTGAGACAGCTGAGGAGG TGTTACTGGTGCGGAATCTGAACTCGGATGACCAGGCTATTGTGCTGAAGGCCCTGAGGTTGGCACCTGAGGGGCGGCTCCAAAGGGATGGGCTCCGGGCCCTCAGCTCTCTGCTTGTCCATGGGAACAACAAGGTCATGGCTGCTGTCAGCACTCAGCTCCGGAGCCTTTCACTGGGCCCTGCCTTCAGGGAAAGG GCCCTGCTGTGCTTCCTGGACCAGCTGGAGGATGAGGATGTGCAGACCAGAGTGGCCGGCTGCCTGGCTCTGGGCTGCATCAAG GCTCCAGAAGGCATTGAGCCCTTGGTGTACCTCTGCCAGACGGACACAGAAGCCGTTAGGGAAGCAGCTCGGCAGAGCCTGCAGCAGTGTG GAGAAGAGGGACAGTCTGCCCACCGAAGGCTGGAGGAGTCACTGGATGCCCTGCCCCGCATCTTTGGGCCCGGCAGCATGGCCAGCACAGCATTCTAA